The Pyrus communis chromosome 9, drPyrComm1.1, whole genome shotgun sequence genome has a segment encoding these proteins:
- the LOC137745057 gene encoding protein SEMI-ROLLED LEAF 2-like, producing MGVISRKLFPACESMCICCPAMRSRSRQPVKRYKKLLAEIFPKSPDGPPNERKIVKLCEYAAKNPFRIPKIAKYLEDRCYKELRLEHIKFINIVVEAYNKLLCLCKEQMACFAVSLVHVVTELLDNSKQDAMRILGCQTLTNFIYSQTDGTYTHTIESLVHKVCKLARQSGEVHQSLRASSLQCLSAMVRFMAEFSYIFVDFDEIVHVTLDNYEPDTHNEDDERGLPNHNWVDEVVRSESRVGVVGDDASPSCKIIRPRPEKKDPALLTREEIETPKVWAQICIQRMIELSKESTTMRRVLDPMFVYFDSGHHWVPRQGLAMLVLSDMSYFMEASGNQQLILAYVIRHLDHKNISHDPQLKSSVIQVASALASQIRSGAVLAEIGFVSDLCRHLRKSLQATAESVGEQESNINIMLQNSIEDCLLEISRGIGNVRPLFDMMAITLEKLPSGIVARATIGSLMIVAHMISLALISSRTQQVFPESLLVQLLKVMVHPDVEVRVGAHQIFSILLIPSSNRSRHEASSLQSGFGYQSRGWQSNTASTFASITARLEKLRKEKDGPKSEKHRNNNACDDFKDKETAEEDWKQGRNRKNSPNFYKISSIIDRTAGTISLIEPDPYVMKFSEDQISHLLSAFWIQANLPDNLPSNIEAIAHSFSLVLISSHLKNPTDNLMVRFIQLLLSLRNISLDSNKGTLPPACRRSMLVLSIGMLMFAAKIYHIPLHKSLIPYDIQVDPYLGISDDLQIYVKPDADVSKYGSVTDNQMASSLLSDLRNKIYESDNIMMEILIQFLSKVSEMKAEDVAKQLSESFTPDDVFMFGPQSMLDFDQNQMPGHSKESSFDGEFPTNSSEEDDATSEASVADLSRFIPRMPTSSSVPPHVITIGQLMESALEVAGQVAGTAVSTSPLPYNTMASQCEALGTGTRKKLSNWLAHENYQSSVSDRIFPAFPADGRTALQKITSDIGPAHGAASAQDPWLAMRLPPASPFDNFLKAAGC from the exons ATGGGGGTCATCTCCAGAAAGCTGTTCCCAGCGTGTGAGAGTATGTGCATATGCTGCCCTGCTATGAGGTCAAGATCTAGACAACCCGTTAAGCGTTACAAAAAGCTGCTTGCCGAAATCTTTCCCAAGTCTCCT GATGGCCCTCccaatgaaagaaaaattgttaAGTTATGCGAATATGCTGCCAAAAATCCTTTTCGAATCCCAAAG ATTGCCAAATATCTTGAAGATAGATGCTACAAAGAGCTTAGATTGGAGCacatcaaattcatcaatatTGTTGTGGAGGCTTACAACAAGTTGCTTTGCCTATGTAAGGAGCAGAT GGCATGTTTTGCAGTCAGTCTGGTGCATGTGGTCACTGAGCTCCTGGACAACTCTAAGCAAGATGCTATGCGCATACTTGGATGCCAAACCCTAACGAATTTCATCTATAGTCAG ACAGACGGCACTTACACACATACCATTGAGAGTTTGGTTCACAAAGTATGTAAGCTTGCACGTCAAAGTGGTGAAGTTCATCAAAGCTTGAGAGCATCAAGTTTGCAATGCCTTTCAGCCATG GTGCGATTCATGGCagaattttcatatatttttgttgattttgatgag ATTGTACATGTCACCTTGGATAACTATGAGCCAGATACACATAATGAAGATGATGAGAGAGGGCTGCCAAATCATAATTGGGTGGATGAAGTGGTTCGAAGTGAAAGCAGAGTTGGTGTAGTTGGCGATGACGCTAGCCCTAGCTGCAAGATCATCAGGCCACGACCAGAAAAGAAGGATCCTGCTCTTCTGACAAG AGAAGAGATTGAAACACCAAAAGTGTGGGCTCAAATTTGTATTCAGAGAATGATAGAGTTATCCAAGGAGAGCACAACAATGCGCCGAGTATTGGATCCAATGTTTGTCTACTTTGATTCTGGGCACCACTGGGTTCCTCGACAAGGGTTGGCCATGCTGGTTTTGTCTGATATGTCATACTTTATGGAGGCTTCAG GGAATCAGCAGTTGATTTTAGCCTATGTGATCCGTCATCTTGACCACAAAAACATTTCGCATGATCCGCAACTCAAATCTTCTGTCATTCAAGTTGCTAGTGCTTTGGCTAGCCAGATTCGATCTGGTGCAGTGTTGGCAGAAATTGGATTTGTGTCTGACCTATGTAGGCATTTGAGGAAGAGTCTTCAAGCCACTGCTGAATCAGTTGGAGAGCAAGAATCAAACATTAACATCATGCTACAAAATTCCATCGAAGACTGCTTACTAGAAATTTCGAGAGGA ATTGGCAACGTACGACCACTATTTGACATGATGGCTATAACTTTGGAGAAGCTTCCATCTGGAATTGTTGCTAGGGCTACCATTGGATCATTAATGATTGTTGCTCACATGATCTCATTAGCATTGATCTCTTCACGTACACAGCAG GTGTTTCCCGAGTCCCTCCTTGTCCAACTTCTGAAAGTCATGGTGCATCCAGATGTTGAGGTCCGTGTTGGAGCACACCAGATATTTTCTATTCTTCTCATTCCAAGTTCTAACCGGTCCCGACATGAAGCTTCATCTCTACAATCTGGTTTTGGATACCAATCAAGAGGATGGCAGTCGAATACAGCATCTACCTTTGCTTCAATCACAGCCAGACTTGAAAAGCTGAGGAAGGAAAAAGATGGCCCCAAATCCGAAAAGCACAGGAACAATAATGCTTGTGATGATTTTAAAGATAAAGAGACTGCTGAAGAAGACTGGAAGCAGGGGCGTAACCGAAAAAATTCCCctaatttttacaaaattagCTCTATTATTGACAGGACGGCTGGAACCATCAGCTTAATAGAGCCA GATCCGTATGTTATGAAGTTTAGTGAGGATCAAATATCACACTTGCTGTCTGCTTTTTGGATACAAGCCAATCTCCCAGATAATTTGCCTTCAAATATTGAAGCTATAGCCCATTCTTTTAGTTTAGTGCTTATTTCTTCACATTTGAag AATCCAACAGACAACCTTATGGTTCGTTTCATTCAACTTCTGCTGTCTCTGAGGAATATATCCCTTGATTCTAACAAAG GGACGTTGCCTCCAGCATGTCGGAGATCTATGCTTGTACTATCGATTGGCATGTTGATGTTTGCGGCTAAGATCTATCACATTCCTTTGCATAAGTCATTAATACCGTATGAT ATTCAGGTTGATCCATATTTGGGCATCAGTGATGATCTTCAGATTTATGTAAAGCCTGATGCAGATGTTAGTAAATATGGATCTGTTACCGATAACCAGATGGCTTCATCATTACTATCTGATTTGCGGAACAAAATATACGAATCAGACAATATCATGATGGAAATTTTGATTCAGTTTCTATCGAAGGTTTCTGAG ATGAAGGCAGAAGATGTGGCGAAGCAACTTTCAGAGTCATTCACACCTGATGATGTATTCATGTTTGGCCCACAGTCAATGCTTGACTTTGACCAAAATCAAATGCCAGGCCATTCGAAGGAATCATCATTTGATGGG GAATTTCCGACAAATTCATCAGAGGAGGATGATGCAACAAGTGAAGCATCTGTTGCTGACCTCTCTCGTTTCATTCCCAGAATGCCTACATCCTCCTCTGTGCCGCCCCATGTTATCACCATTGGACAGCTGATGGAATCG GCACTTGAGGTAGCCGGTCAAGTAGCGGGAACAGCTGTCTCTACATCACCTCTCCCCTACAACACCATGGCAAGCCAGTGCGAAGCCCTCGGCACGGGGACAAGGAAGaaactctcgaactggttggcCCATGAAAATTATCAGAGCAGTGTCTCGGACAGAATCTTTCCAGCATTTCCTGCAGATGGACGCACAGCACTCCAGAAG
- the LOC137745752 gene encoding uncharacterized protein isoform X2: MARPPNKHGRDQALDWELSLKDKDKKMRPQVSQQEKLKTRDSETSSENYDYSRNFDAIKRISSSLRSEDSLPDAASEKELGNEYFKQKKFKEAIDCYSRSIALSPSAVAYANRGMAYIKIKRFQEAEDDCTEALNLDDRYIKAYSRRATARKELGKLKESFEDAEFALRLEPHNQEIKRQYTEAKSLYDKSNLQKASGALKNSVQEMQKRGKSDTKVNGKGIQPVSSKAQITEITAVQDHTKGDNTNKKQEVKASVQELASRAASKAKVVAAEKNITPPTTAYQFEVSWRDLSGDSALQASLLKSVSPSALPQIFKNALTVPILIDIIKCVATFFVEEMELAVNYLENLTKVPRFDTLIIFLSSSNKADLDKIWDEVFYNEATPIEYSEKLGNLRAKYCLKR; encoded by the exons ATGGCTAGACCTCCGAACAAGCACGGCCGCGACCAAGCTCTG GACTGGGAGCTTTCTCTCAAGGACAAGGACAAGAAAATGAGACCACAAGTTTCACAGCAGGAAAAGCTG AAGACTAGAGATTCCGAGACCAGTTCCGAGAATTATGACTACTCAAGGAATTTTGATGCCATCAAAAGAATATCAAGTAGTTTGAGATCCGAAGATAGTCTTCCCGATGCTGCTTCAGAAAAAGAATTG GGTAATGAGTATTTTAAGCAGAAGAAGTTTAAGGAAGCTATCGACTGCTATTCAAGAAGCATCGCTTTGTCCCCATCTGCAGTAGCGTATGCAAATAGGGGAATGGCATATATCAAAATCAAAAG ATTTCAGGAAGCTGAGGATGACTGTACAGAGGCCTTGAATTTGGATGATCGTTATATAAAAGCATACTCACGACGTGCAACAGCTAGAAAAGAACTTGGAAAGCTTAAAGAATCATTCGAGG ATGCTGAGTTTGCCCTGAGGTTGGAGCCTCACAACCAAGAAATCAAGAGACAGTACACGGAAGCCAAATCTTTGTATGACAAA TCAAATCTTCAGAAGGCATCTGGAGCACTGAAAAATTCTGTACAAGAAATGCAGAAAAGGGGAAAGTCGGATACCAAAGTAAATGGAAAAGGCATCCAGCCTGTCTCAAGCAAAGCtcaaataacagaaataacTGCAGTTCAAGATCATACTAAG GGAGATAATACAAATAAGAAGCAAGAGGTGAAGGCATCGGTACAAGAGCTTGCTTCTCGAGCTGCTTCCAAAGCAAAGGTTGTGGCTGCAGAGAAAAACATCACCCCACCAACTACTGCATATCAATTTGAGGTTTCTTGGCGAGATCTCTCTGGAGATAGTGCTCTGCAGGCTAGTCTGTTGAAG TCTGTATCTCCTAGTGCATTGCCACAGATATTCAAAAATGCTTTGACTGTTCCCATACTAATTGACATTATCAAATGCGTGGCGACCTTTTTTGT TGAAGAAATGGAACTGGCCGTCAATTATTTGGAGAACTTGACCAAGGTTCCAAGATTTGACACACTCATCATTTttctatcatcctcaaacaaggcCG ATCTTGATAAGATATGGGATGAAGTGTTCTACAATGAGGCAACTCCAATCGAGTATTCGGAGAAGCTTGGTAACCTGCGTGCAAAGTACTGCCTCAAGCGATGA
- the LOC137745752 gene encoding uncharacterized protein isoform X1, protein MARPPNKHGRDQALDFQGFLSDLQDWELSLKDKDKKMRPQVSQQEKLKTRDSETSSENYDYSRNFDAIKRISSSLRSEDSLPDAASEKELGNEYFKQKKFKEAIDCYSRSIALSPSAVAYANRGMAYIKIKRFQEAEDDCTEALNLDDRYIKAYSRRATARKELGKLKESFEDAEFALRLEPHNQEIKRQYTEAKSLYDKSNLQKASGALKNSVQEMQKRGKSDTKVNGKGIQPVSSKAQITEITAVQDHTKGDNTNKKQEVKASVQELASRAASKAKVVAAEKNITPPTTAYQFEVSWRDLSGDSALQASLLKSVSPSALPQIFKNALTVPILIDIIKCVATFFVEEMELAVNYLENLTKVPRFDTLIIFLSSSNKADLDKIWDEVFYNEATPIEYSEKLGNLRAKYCLKR, encoded by the exons ATGGCTAGACCTCCGAACAAGCACGGCCGCGACCAAGCTCTG GATTTCCAGGGGTTTTTGAGTGACTTGCAGGACTGGGAGCTTTCTCTCAAGGACAAGGACAAGAAAATGAGACCACAAGTTTCACAGCAGGAAAAGCTG AAGACTAGAGATTCCGAGACCAGTTCCGAGAATTATGACTACTCAAGGAATTTTGATGCCATCAAAAGAATATCAAGTAGTTTGAGATCCGAAGATAGTCTTCCCGATGCTGCTTCAGAAAAAGAATTG GGTAATGAGTATTTTAAGCAGAAGAAGTTTAAGGAAGCTATCGACTGCTATTCAAGAAGCATCGCTTTGTCCCCATCTGCAGTAGCGTATGCAAATAGGGGAATGGCATATATCAAAATCAAAAG ATTTCAGGAAGCTGAGGATGACTGTACAGAGGCCTTGAATTTGGATGATCGTTATATAAAAGCATACTCACGACGTGCAACAGCTAGAAAAGAACTTGGAAAGCTTAAAGAATCATTCGAGG ATGCTGAGTTTGCCCTGAGGTTGGAGCCTCACAACCAAGAAATCAAGAGACAGTACACGGAAGCCAAATCTTTGTATGACAAA TCAAATCTTCAGAAGGCATCTGGAGCACTGAAAAATTCTGTACAAGAAATGCAGAAAAGGGGAAAGTCGGATACCAAAGTAAATGGAAAAGGCATCCAGCCTGTCTCAAGCAAAGCtcaaataacagaaataacTGCAGTTCAAGATCATACTAAG GGAGATAATACAAATAAGAAGCAAGAGGTGAAGGCATCGGTACAAGAGCTTGCTTCTCGAGCTGCTTCCAAAGCAAAGGTTGTGGCTGCAGAGAAAAACATCACCCCACCAACTACTGCATATCAATTTGAGGTTTCTTGGCGAGATCTCTCTGGAGATAGTGCTCTGCAGGCTAGTCTGTTGAAG TCTGTATCTCCTAGTGCATTGCCACAGATATTCAAAAATGCTTTGACTGTTCCCATACTAATTGACATTATCAAATGCGTGGCGACCTTTTTTGT TGAAGAAATGGAACTGGCCGTCAATTATTTGGAGAACTTGACCAAGGTTCCAAGATTTGACACACTCATCATTTttctatcatcctcaaacaaggcCG ATCTTGATAAGATATGGGATGAAGTGTTCTACAATGAGGCAACTCCAATCGAGTATTCGGAGAAGCTTGGTAACCTGCGTGCAAAGTACTGCCTCAAGCGATGA
- the LOC137744790 gene encoding uncharacterized protein, translated as MEGFGGLGFSDGSNAVRKKRSNTSRRPRNESQLPLDCRDNVSSTPSSEDVSKSDENNDDGSITRKRDINLNLCSARASFSNIMEAETVQNMDKGEGGGSGESEEASNDGSFRGSDEHRHRGIDSKRSCKGALAPANWKGTNKLGPGGVVSDGSENENKVKMVKLKVGGVTRTIQAKSTSGGASTVGPSSVKSSRISDAPRPRQKLILQEDSDDSPSLSSDKGSGLRGVPRKDTSKTVTRVGKAEEPVRKSKRVPKRRVLDTVDDGDDDDMEVRYLEKLKTSKVTSDYTAEYNEDEERKTRKERKISTVMKGSGIGLSVDLGDYGIPRSGKDGKKSRVGSVSDDTDYVEEEEEPVSDSEHITKSKKSRKDFVESSSYNKKEMTVTTRQRALNTGKDVSSSSGAGLFEFPNGLPPAPPRKKKEKPCALEQQIKKTEAAERRRMQVEKATRESEAEAIRKILGQDSSRKKREDKIKKRQEDMAQERAANAFILPPDSVRWVMGPSGSVVTFPNEMGLPAIFDSKPCSYPPPREKCAGPYCTNPYKYRDSQSKLPLCSLRCYKAIHEKMAPLSAC; from the exons ATGGAGGGTTTTGGAGGTTTGGGATTCAGCGATGGAAGCAATGCTGTGAGGAAGAAAAGGAGTAACACGTCTCGTCGTCCTCGGAACGAGTCGCAGCTACCTTTGGATTGTCGTGATAATGTGTCATCAACTCCTTCTTCGGAAGATGTAAGCAAAAGTGATGAGAATAACGATGATGGTTCAATTACTCGAAAGAGAGACATTAATTTGAACTTATGCAGCGCAAGGGCTTCGTTTAGTAACATTATGGAAGCTGAGACTGTCCAGAATATGGATAAAGGTGAGGGAGGAGGTTCCGGAGAATCTGAGGAAGCTTCAAACGATGGTTCATTTCGAGGCAGTGATGAACATAGGCATAGGGGGATTGATTCCAAAAGGTCCTGCAAGGGTGCTCTTGCCCCTGCTAATTGGAAAGGCACAAACAAGCTTGGGCCTGGTGGAGTTGTTTCAGATGGCTCAGAGAATGAGAATAAAGTGAAAATGGTTAAGCTTAAAGTTGGTGGTGTTACACGCACAATTCAGGCCAAGTCTACATCTGGTGGTGCATCTACTGTTGGTCCGTCTTCTGTAAAATCATCTCGCATTTCAGATGCCCCTCGACCACGCCAGAAGTTGATTCTTCAG GAAGACTCAGATGATAGTCCTTCCCTTAGTTCAGATAAAGGAAGTGGGTTACGAGGAGTCCCACGGAAGGATACATCTAAAACTGTCACTCGTGTTGGGAAGGCTGAAGAACCTGTGCGCAAGAGCAAACGGGTCCCTAAGAGACGCGTCCTGGATACGGTTGATGATGGAGATGATGATGACATGGAAGTTCGATACcttgaaaaactcaaaacatCTAAGGTCACCTCAGATTATACTGCAGAGTACAATGAGGATGAGGAAAGGAAAActagaaaagaaaggaagattTCGACTGTGATGAAGGGGAGTGGTATTGGACTAAGTGTAGATTTGGGAGATTATGGCATACCAAGATCAGGCAAGGATGGTAAGAAGTCCAGAGTAGGAAGTGTATCTGATGATACTGATTATgttgaagaggaagaggaaccTGTTTCTGATAGTGAGCATATTACTAAAAGCAAAAAATCGAGAAAGGACTTTGTTGAATCATCCTCATATAACAAGAAGGAGATGACAGTCACTACTCGTCAAAGGGCTCTTAACACTGGCAAAGATGTCTCTTCCAGCTCTGGTGCAGGTTTATTTGAGTTCCCAAATGGGTTGCCCCCGGCTCCACCAAGAA agaaaaaggagaaacCCTGCGCATTGGAGCAGCAAATCAAGAAAACTGAGGCGGCGGAGAGACGTAGGATGCAAGTAGAGAAGGCAACTCGAGAATCTGAG GCTGAGGCAATCAGAAAAATTCTGGGGCAAGATTCCAGTAGGAAGAAACGAGAAGACAAGATAAAGAAACGGCAAGAAGATATGGCTCAG GAGAGGGCTGCAAATGCTTTCATACTTCCGCCAGATTCTGTCCGATGGGTGATGGGTCCATCAGGATCGGTTGTAACCTTCCCCAATGAAATGGGCTTGCCAGCTATATTCGACTCCAAGCCTTGCAG TTACCCTCCTCCCCGAGAAAAGTGTGCCGGACCATATTGTACAAATCCATACAAGTACCGGGATTCGCAGTCGAAGCTCCCTTTGTGCAGTCTCCGCTGTTACAAGGCAATACATGAAAAGATGGCCCCTCTATCTGCCTGTTGA